A region from the Haloarcula limicola genome encodes:
- a CDS encoding lipopolysaccharide biosynthesis protein: protein MGLVSRLVGAVRLVRLVPRLLTPGDSVMERTATGGVWLSLLTVADRVLRLGMFVVLARVLAPADFGLLGLGLLVLAVLRRVSRLGLDEALIQREEADVDAYLDTTWVLTIARGVVIAAVTVAAAPTVAGVFTEPALRTILPVLALSPLLAGLRNPGIIYFRKELAFHRQFAYTLSGTVAQVAVAVAVALVYQNVWALVLGVVAGAAVRTAVSHAIHGYRPGLAFDATAARELLGFGKWIFGSGLVLLALNQGDDALVGWLLGASALGFYQMAFRLSNAPATEVSHVVSKATFPAFSKVQDDVERLREGFFRTVRIVVALAFPMAVGIAVVAPAFVRAALGPDWLPIVDAMRLLALWGALRALVAVVGPLFQATGRPQYSTVLQLSRLAIVAALVYPAALRWGFSGVASVLVASAVVQNPVALAVALRVVDGSPRRFLRAVALPTVAALSMGIVVLATAAALPPLSSLAALCCLVAVGVVTYPLFLILGARALETKLGDDLTVVREALT from the coding sequence GTGGGACTCGTATCACGGCTCGTCGGCGCGGTTCGACTCGTTCGACTGGTCCCGCGCCTCCTCACGCCGGGCGACTCGGTCATGGAGCGAACCGCGACCGGCGGCGTCTGGCTGTCGCTGCTGACGGTCGCCGACCGAGTCCTCCGGCTCGGGATGTTCGTCGTCCTCGCGCGAGTGCTCGCCCCCGCGGATTTCGGCCTCCTGGGCCTGGGACTGCTCGTCCTCGCCGTGCTTCGACGCGTCTCCAGACTCGGTCTCGACGAGGCGCTGATACAGCGCGAGGAGGCGGACGTGGACGCCTACCTCGACACGACGTGGGTCCTCACCATCGCCCGCGGCGTCGTCATCGCCGCCGTCACCGTCGCCGCCGCGCCGACCGTCGCCGGGGTGTTCACTGAACCGGCGTTACGAACAATACTGCCGGTATTGGCCCTCTCGCCGCTCCTCGCCGGCCTTCGTAATCCCGGCATCATCTACTTCCGGAAGGAGCTGGCCTTCCACCGCCAGTTCGCCTACACGCTCTCGGGGACCGTCGCCCAGGTGGCCGTCGCCGTCGCCGTCGCCCTCGTCTATCAGAACGTCTGGGCGCTGGTGCTGGGTGTGGTCGCGGGCGCGGCCGTCCGCACCGCGGTGTCACACGCCATCCACGGCTATCGGCCCGGACTGGCGTTCGACGCTACGGCGGCGCGGGAGCTGCTCGGGTTCGGGAAGTGGATCTTCGGCTCCGGACTGGTGCTGCTGGCGCTCAACCAGGGCGACGACGCGCTCGTCGGCTGGCTGCTCGGCGCGTCGGCGCTCGGGTTCTACCAGATGGCGTTCCGGCTCTCGAACGCGCCCGCGACCGAGGTGAGCCACGTCGTCTCGAAGGCGACCTTCCCGGCGTTCTCGAAGGTTCAGGACGACGTCGAGCGACTCCGCGAGGGGTTCTTCAGGACGGTTCGGATCGTCGTCGCGCTCGCGTTCCCGATGGCCGTCGGCATCGCCGTCGTCGCCCCGGCGTTCGTCCGAGCCGCCCTCGGTCCCGACTGGCTCCCCATCGTCGATGCGATGCGGTTGTTAGCGCTCTGGGGGGCACTCCGGGCGCTGGTCGCCGTCGTCGGCCCGCTCTTTCAGGCGACCGGGCGACCCCAGTACAGCACGGTCCTCCAGCTGTCGCGGCTCGCCATCGTCGCGGCGCTCGTCTATCCCGCGGCCCTCCGATGGGGCTTCAGCGGCGTCGCGAGCGTCCTCGTCGCCAGCGCCGTCGTCCAGAACCCGGTCGCGCTCGCCGTCGCGCTCCGCGTCGTCGACGGGAGTCCGCGGCGGTTCCTCCGGGCGGTCGCCCTCCCGACCGTCGCGGCGCTCTCGATGGGTATCGTCGTCCTCGCGACGGCGGCGGCGCTCCCGCCGCTCTCGTCGCTGGCGGCGCTGTGCTGTCTCGTCGCGGTCGGCGTCGTCACCTATCCGCTCTTCCTCATTTTGGGCGCGCGGGCGCTCGAGACGAAACTCGGCGACGATCTCACCGTCGTCCGCGAGGCGCTCACCTGA
- a CDS encoding glycosyltransferase family 2 protein, which translates to MGAGDSPLVSVVVPTYERPTFLVDAVESVLEQRYRPMELVVVDDGSSADVERALADATFGDASLSDLTRYAVRRHDENRGANAARNTGIEAATGEYIAFLDDDDRWEPTKLTRQVAALRAADDAAVAFTGQRCVDASGATTAVTRPATGGEFLRNLVSGAEYGPFSTVAVHTSVFDEVGVLDERFPCWQDKEWYLRLATAFECVAVPDPLTVRRFTGHEQISDDYARKRDVAFPLLVEKHRETVAARGESYERSFLAALLRELAVAAARNGRRREAVSYLRRSLRHRPTTLRTYAYLLASLGGKYTWVPARACRRTLARALDGTRSSASRVR; encoded by the coding sequence ATGGGTGCCGGTGACTCCCCGCTGGTCAGCGTCGTCGTGCCGACCTACGAGCGGCCGACGTTCCTCGTAGACGCCGTCGAGAGCGTCCTCGAACAGCGGTATCGACCGATGGAACTGGTGGTCGTCGACGACGGCTCAAGCGCCGACGTCGAGCGGGCGCTCGCCGACGCGACGTTCGGCGACGCGTCGCTGTCGGATCTCACGCGATACGCGGTCCGTCGTCACGACGAGAACCGAGGCGCGAACGCCGCCCGGAACACCGGCATCGAGGCGGCGACCGGTGAGTACATCGCGTTTCTGGACGACGACGACCGCTGGGAGCCGACGAAGCTCACTCGACAGGTGGCGGCGCTGCGGGCGGCCGACGACGCGGCCGTCGCGTTCACCGGTCAGCGATGTGTCGACGCGTCAGGGGCGACCACCGCCGTCACGCGTCCGGCGACCGGGGGAGAGTTTCTGCGCAATCTGGTCTCGGGCGCCGAGTACGGCCCGTTCTCGACGGTCGCGGTCCACACCTCGGTGTTCGACGAGGTCGGCGTCCTCGACGAGCGGTTCCCGTGTTGGCAGGACAAGGAGTGGTACCTCCGTCTCGCCACCGCGTTCGAGTGCGTGGCCGTCCCCGACCCGCTGACGGTTCGACGGTTCACCGGCCACGAGCAGATCTCCGACGACTACGCGCGAAAGCGCGACGTGGCGTTCCCGCTGCTGGTCGAGAAGCACCGAGAGACTGTCGCAGCGCGAGGCGAGAGCTACGAACGGTCGTTCCTCGCCGCCCTGTTGCGCGAACTCGCGGTCGCCGCCGCCCGGAACGGACGCCGCCGCGAGGCGGTCTCGTATCTACGCCGGTCGCTCCGTCACCGCCCGACGACGCTTCGCACCTACGCGTACCTCCTGGCGTCGCTCGGCGGGAAGTACACGTGGGTTCCGGCCCGAGCGTGTCGGCGCACGCTCGCGCGAGCGCTCGACGGTACGCGCAGTAGTGCGTCGCGAGTCAGGTGA
- a CDS encoding MaoC family dehydratase produces MEYFEDLAIGDSATFGEYEVTREEITTFAGQYDPQPFHTDGDAAEESMFGGLVASGWHTAAMTMRLLVDHRLSGTGAMGALGVDSLRWPVPVRPDDVLSVRTEVVEKEEWGDARGRVATEVTTTTDADETVLSMIGQVLWQRR; encoded by the coding sequence ATGGAGTACTTCGAAGACCTCGCGATCGGCGATTCGGCGACGTTCGGCGAGTACGAGGTGACTCGCGAAGAGATAACGACGTTCGCGGGCCAGTACGATCCCCAGCCGTTTCACACCGACGGGGACGCCGCCGAGGAGTCGATGTTCGGCGGACTGGTCGCGAGCGGGTGGCACACGGCGGCGATGACGATGCGGTTACTCGTCGACCACCGGTTGTCGGGTACCGGTGCGATGGGCGCACTGGGCGTCGATTCGCTTCGGTGGCCGGTACCGGTTCGGCCCGACGACGTGCTCTCGGTGCGAACCGAAGTCGTCGAGAAAGAGGAGTGGGGCGACGCGCGCGGTCGCGTCGCGACGGAGGTCACGACGACTACCGACGCCGACGAGACCGTCCTCTCGATGATCGGACAGGTCCTCTGGCAGCGGCGTTAG
- a CDS encoding DUF2250 domain-containing protein: MAQSRAPSLPSTDSTLLETLAETAPEYPTVAASRCPVPLDEARQRCEQLAAAGLLERVTAEPVYRVTGDGRRAVAATEESAYSATGD, translated from the coding sequence ATGGCACAATCACGCGCGCCATCGTTGCCGTCGACCGACTCGACGCTCCTCGAAACGCTCGCCGAGACCGCGCCCGAGTACCCCACCGTCGCCGCCAGTCGGTGTCCCGTCCCGCTGGACGAAGCCAGACAGCGCTGCGAGCAGCTCGCGGCGGCAGGGCTCCTCGAACGAGTCACGGCAGAACCGGTATACCGTGTCACCGGAGACGGTCGTCGCGCCGTCGCCGCTACTGAGGAGTCCGCGTACTCAGCGACCGGCGACTAA
- a CDS encoding CAP domain-containing protein, with protein MVNKVLIGLAGVVLLSAVSVGVIIGSQLDGGLASAPTETPTESQGNIETATATPAPATATKTATPVRTERRTSISPSRFNETAISTYVATYLSDARAAEGIDRFETGGRTAKRVEAMAQGHSEAMAEARNAAHTIDGVTSAERYENHDLTQYCEFKSAEHSYIETPRRNRFEAVGATVAGQTYEANGETQFNANDSAVAQAIVNEWLRSDTYRERLFLDNAERLGVGVVVTDDGDVYATANICG; from the coding sequence ATGGTCAACAAGGTCCTCATCGGTCTGGCGGGGGTCGTCCTCCTCTCGGCGGTCAGCGTCGGCGTGATAATCGGCTCACAGCTCGACGGCGGACTGGCGAGTGCGCCGACCGAGACGCCGACGGAATCGCAGGGGAATATCGAAACCGCGACGGCGACGCCCGCGCCGGCGACGGCGACGAAGACGGCGACGCCAGTTCGAACCGAACGGCGAACGTCGATATCACCGTCGCGGTTCAACGAGACTGCGATCTCCACGTACGTCGCCACGTACCTCAGCGACGCGCGGGCGGCTGAGGGAATCGACAGGTTCGAAACCGGCGGTAGAACGGCAAAGCGCGTCGAAGCGATGGCACAGGGTCACAGCGAAGCGATGGCCGAGGCTCGAAACGCGGCCCACACTATCGACGGCGTCACCAGCGCGGAGCGATACGAGAACCACGACCTGACGCAGTACTGCGAGTTCAAGTCGGCCGAACACTCCTACATCGAGACTCCCCGGCGGAATCGCTTCGAGGCGGTCGGCGCGACCGTCGCCGGACAGACCTACGAAGCGAACGGCGAGACGCAGTTCAACGCGAACGACAGCGCCGTCGCACAGGCGATCGTAAACGAGTGGCTGCGCTCTGACACCTACCGCGAACGGTTGTTCCTCGATAACGCGGAACGACTCGGCGTCGGGGTGGTCGTGACCGACGACGGCGACGTATACGCGACCGCGAACATCTGCGGGTGA
- the srp19 gene encoding signal recognition particle subunit SRP19: MVENVIWPAAFDAERSRSEGRRVPRDVAIADPTVDEIAKAVQQVGYDAVIERDKAYPREYETRGRVLVKNADDATKTDLLGAVAVYLQALRE; encoded by the coding sequence ATGGTCGAGAACGTAATCTGGCCGGCGGCCTTCGACGCGGAGCGCTCGCGCAGCGAGGGCCGACGGGTCCCCCGCGACGTCGCCATCGCCGATCCGACTGTGGACGAGATCGCCAAGGCCGTCCAGCAGGTCGGCTACGACGCCGTCATCGAGCGCGACAAGGCGTATCCGAGGGAATACGAGACCCGCGGGCGCGTGCTCGTGAAGAACGCCGACGACGCCACGAAGACGGACCTCCTCGGTGCCGTCGCCGTCTATCTGCAGGCCTTGCGCGAATGA
- a CDS encoding H/ACA ribonucleoprotein complex subunit GAR1, with the protein MKRVGSVVRVAQGLAVVRSPDEGYADVGTETLDEELTTVGSVVDVFGPVDRPYVAVSPAEGVHLPGLLGTTLYAR; encoded by the coding sequence ATGAAGCGCGTCGGCTCGGTCGTCAGAGTCGCTCAGGGCCTCGCGGTGGTCCGCTCGCCCGACGAGGGGTACGCGGACGTGGGCACGGAGACGCTCGACGAGGAACTGACGACGGTCGGCTCGGTCGTCGACGTCTTCGGGCCGGTGGACCGCCCCTACGTGGCCGTCTCGCCGGCCGAGGGCGTTCATCTCCCCGGACTGCTGGGAACCACGCTGTACGCTCGGTAG
- a CDS encoding presenilin family intramembrane aspartyl protease PSH: MDMRWRAVAGCGLIAGIFLFVQLGALALVEPFQNAGYQAVEDPSNPANSIFYILGILVATGVMLLAFRYDADQLIRGLVVFSGAWLSLYVFRVLIPPVVTYGGINVLAVGLAAALGIALLVHPEWYVIDTAGAVMGAAGAGLFGISFGILPSLVLLTVLAVYDAISVYGTEHMLTLASGVMDLKVPVVLVIPLSTSYSFLDAETPDPTGERNADAAADGGDAASQSEDTADDGEVDGGALERDALFIGLGDAVIPTVLVASAAFFAPEGVTTVLGVALPALTAMVGTFVGLAILLWMVLKGRAHAGLPLLNGGTIAGYIVGALAAGITLVDALGLGPYV, encoded by the coding sequence ATGGATATGCGCTGGCGTGCTGTCGCGGGGTGTGGCCTCATCGCGGGTATCTTCCTGTTCGTGCAACTCGGCGCGCTCGCGCTGGTCGAACCGTTTCAGAACGCCGGGTATCAGGCCGTTGAAGACCCGTCAAACCCGGCCAACAGCATCTTCTACATACTGGGGATCCTCGTCGCGACGGGCGTGATGTTGCTGGCGTTTCGCTACGACGCGGACCAGTTGATACGCGGCCTCGTCGTCTTCTCGGGGGCGTGGCTCTCGCTGTACGTGTTCCGAGTCCTCATCCCGCCGGTCGTCACGTACGGGGGTATCAACGTCCTCGCGGTCGGACTCGCGGCAGCCCTCGGTATCGCCCTGCTGGTCCACCCCGAGTGGTACGTCATCGACACCGCCGGCGCGGTGATGGGCGCGGCCGGCGCGGGGCTGTTCGGCATCAGCTTCGGTATTCTGCCGTCGCTCGTCTTGCTCACCGTCCTGGCGGTCTACGACGCCATCAGCGTCTACGGCACCGAGCACATGCTGACGCTGGCCTCGGGCGTGATGGACCTGAAAGTCCCCGTCGTGCTCGTGATCCCGCTCTCGACGTCGTACTCCTTCCTCGACGCGGAGACGCCGGACCCGACTGGTGAGCGGAACGCCGACGCCGCGGCGGACGGCGGCGACGCTGCTTCCCAGTCTGAAGACACTGCTGACGACGGCGAGGTGGATGGCGGTGCGCTCGAACGGGACGCGTTGTTCATCGGACTCGGCGACGCCGTCATCCCGACGGTGCTGGTCGCCAGCGCCGCCTTCTTCGCACCCGAGGGCGTCACGACGGTCCTCGGCGTGGCGCTCCCGGCGCTGACCGCGATGGTCGGCACCTTCGTCGGCCTCGCGATCCTCCTCTGGATGGTGCTCAAAGGTCGCGCACACGCCGGTCTCCCGCTCCTCAACGGCGGGACCATCGCCGGCTATATCGTCGGCGCGCTCGCGGCCGGTATCACCCTCGTCGACGCGCTCGGGCTCGGCCCGTACGTCTAA
- a CDS encoding ornithine cyclodeaminase family protein, which produces MATDATALFLTSDEIADLADPADYVDPVREGYRERGEGAPAEPRTTLFNDDPTGMLTGYLAILPETGAMGGYTYAAGFGGRDAHFSLPIFDAESGDPLALLDGASMNPLKTGAAGAVGVDALARRDATDLAVIGSGTQARGQVRAAATVRDFDRIEVYSPTQDHRQSFAAEMNENLDATVAAVASSAAAVEGADVIITATNASEPVFDGDVIEPGAHVTAMGQYHSERRELDTTTIERATYVPDLRARVTRDAGSFIHAMDEGVVDEDDVHAELGEVVAGKESGRTSPEEVTVFDSGGTAIETVAAGKMLYDRAREAGVGEEIEFSPASEAMDGR; this is translated from the coding sequence ATGGCCACCGACGCGACTGCGCTGTTCCTCACGAGCGACGAGATCGCCGACCTCGCCGACCCCGCCGACTACGTGGATCCCGTCCGCGAGGGGTACCGGGAACGGGGCGAGGGCGCGCCGGCGGAGCCGCGAACGACGCTGTTCAACGACGACCCCACCGGGATGCTCACGGGGTATCTCGCCATCCTCCCCGAGACGGGCGCGATGGGCGGATACACGTACGCCGCGGGATTCGGCGGCCGCGACGCCCATTTCTCGCTGCCCATCTTCGATGCGGAGTCGGGCGACCCGCTGGCGCTCTTAGACGGCGCGAGCATGAATCCCCTGAAGACCGGTGCCGCGGGCGCGGTCGGTGTCGACGCGCTCGCGCGACGGGACGCCACCGACCTCGCGGTCATCGGGAGCGGAACGCAGGCCCGCGGACAGGTGCGAGCGGCCGCGACGGTCAGGGACTTCGACCGTATCGAGGTGTACTCGCCGACGCAGGACCACCGCCAGTCGTTCGCGGCGGAGATGAACGAGAACCTGGACGCGACCGTCGCCGCCGTCGCCTCGTCGGCGGCGGCCGTCGAGGGCGCGGACGTGATCATCACGGCGACGAACGCCAGCGAGCCGGTGTTCGACGGCGACGTGATCGAACCGGGCGCACACGTCACGGCGATGGGGCAGTACCACTCGGAGAGACGCGAACTCGACACGACCACCATCGAGCGAGCGACCTACGTGCCCGACCTGCGCGCCCGCGTCACGCGGGACGCCGGGTCGTTCATCCACGCGATGGACGAGGGCGTCGTCGACGAGGACGACGTTCACGCCGAACTCGGAGAAGTCGTCGCCGGCAAGGAATCGGGTCGAACGTCGCCCGAAGAGGTCACGGTGTTCGACTCGGGCGGAACGGCGATCGAGACCGTCGCGGCCGGGAAGATGCTGTATGACCGCGCCCGCGAGGCGGGCGTCGGCGAGGAGATCGAGTTCTCGCCCGCCAGCGAGGCGATGGACGGCCGTTAG
- a CDS encoding DUF7331 family protein, which produces MSTNATDDTNDAAMDESARRYAELNIGDEEFVIYDRENHQAWIQSTVSLHVDELR; this is translated from the coding sequence ATGAGTACGAACGCCACGGACGACACGAACGACGCCGCGATGGACGAATCGGCACGACGCTACGCCGAGCTGAACATCGGTGACGAAGAGTTCGTCATCTACGACCGGGAGAACCACCAGGCGTGGATCCAGTCGACAGTGTCGCTACACGTAGACGAACTCCGTTGA
- a CDS encoding DUF3054 domain-containing protein, whose protein sequence is MSVSTVGWRRIEPSARTAVLAVGDLAAILLFVAAGEYQHGYNPLVDVGRVAGTFAPFLVGWVLMAGAAGLYATDATADLRRTLGVTLVSWILAVVVAMGLRATAVFHGDAALTFAVVSVLIGGTLLCLWRAAATLALSRF, encoded by the coding sequence ATGAGCGTCTCGACGGTCGGATGGCGACGCATCGAGCCGTCCGCGCGGACGGCGGTACTGGCGGTCGGAGACCTCGCGGCGATCCTCCTCTTCGTCGCGGCCGGCGAGTACCAACACGGCTACAACCCGCTCGTCGACGTGGGGCGCGTCGCCGGCACGTTCGCGCCGTTTCTCGTCGGCTGGGTGCTGATGGCCGGAGCAGCGGGGCTCTACGCGACCGACGCGACGGCGGACCTCCGACGAACGCTCGGCGTCACTCTTGTCAGCTGGATACTGGCCGTCGTCGTCGCGATGGGGCTGCGCGCGACCGCGGTGTTTCACGGGGACGCGGCGCTGACCTTCGCTGTCGTCTCGGTGCTGATCGGCGGGACGCTCCTCTGTCTCTGGCGAGCGGCCGCGACGCTCGCGCTCTCGCGGTTTTAA
- a CDS encoding class I SAM-dependent methyltransferase, translated as MQSDVGPFDRFGWAYDRLMPPARASELRRGFGAAERDVRRVLDVGGGSGRAVRSLDVPRRIVVDAAPGMLRQARRHGLDTVVGDAGRLPVATASVDAVLIVDALHHMGAVDAVLAEARRVLRPGGVLVVREFDPGTLRGRALVAVEHLVGFESTFFRPDELTMRMATAEFAPRVVERGFGYTVAGVTSGTGKYGESERDV; from the coding sequence ATGCAGAGCGACGTCGGTCCGTTCGACCGCTTCGGGTGGGCATACGACCGCCTGATGCCGCCGGCTCGAGCGAGCGAGTTGCGTCGAGGGTTCGGAGCCGCAGAGCGGGACGTTCGACGGGTGCTCGACGTCGGCGGCGGTTCGGGACGGGCCGTCCGGTCGCTCGACGTCCCGCGACGGATCGTCGTGGACGCCGCACCGGGCATGCTTCGACAGGCACGGCGACATGGACTCGATACCGTCGTCGGCGACGCGGGCAGGCTCCCGGTCGCCACAGCGAGCGTGGACGCGGTGCTGATCGTCGACGCGTTGCACCACATGGGTGCAGTCGACGCTGTACTGGCCGAGGCCCGTCGCGTCCTGCGTCCGGGCGGCGTCCTCGTCGTCAGGGAGTTCGACCCGGGGACGCTCCGAGGACGGGCGCTGGTGGCCGTAGAGCACCTCGTGGGCTTCGAATCTACCTTCTTCCGACCGGACGAACTGACGATGCGGATGGCGACGGCGGAGTTCGCCCCGCGCGTGGTCGAACGGGGCTTCGGCTACACGGTCGCCGGCGTCACGAGCGGGACAGGGAAGTACGGGGAGTCCGAACGCGACGTATGA
- a CDS encoding GNAT family N-acetyltransferase, producing MEFVLLGWPEDGHRLRLDHRRFAYAGKFVMTSTGKAVVGDDGVVAAAAFDADRTDAETLCVRYVTVRDDRRGERLGARLLRFVRERARERGYERVTIGVNNPFSYQAAYRAGLCFTGEESGLAELTLAWPGDRSTSRYQAGLDVFRQRDLSAEEVSFLDDKRESDPPTVLPPPA from the coding sequence ATGGAGTTCGTGTTGCTGGGGTGGCCCGAGGACGGCCACCGCCTGCGCCTCGATCACCGGCGCTTCGCCTACGCCGGGAAGTTCGTCATGACCTCGACGGGCAAGGCCGTCGTCGGCGACGACGGCGTGGTCGCCGCCGCGGCGTTCGACGCCGACCGAACCGACGCCGAGACGCTCTGTGTCCGTTACGTCACCGTCCGAGACGACCGGCGGGGGGAGCGGCTGGGCGCTCGGCTCCTGCGTTTCGTCAGAGAGCGGGCGAGAGAGCGGGGCTACGAGCGGGTGACCATCGGCGTCAACAACCCCTTCTCCTATCAGGCGGCCTACCGCGCGGGGCTGTGTTTCACGGGCGAGGAGAGCGGCCTCGCGGAGCTCACTCTCGCCTGGCCCGGTGACCGAAGTACGTCTCGGTACCAAGCGGGACTGGACGTGTTTCGCCAGCGCGACCTCTCGGCGGAAGAGGTATCGTTTCTTGACGACAAACGCGAGAGCGACCCGCCGACAGTGCTGCCCCCGCCGGCTTAG
- the fen gene encoding flap endonuclease-1: MGNADLRSLAVIEDVSFDDLDGTVVAVDAHNWLYRYLTTTVKFTSDGKYTTSDGTEVANLIGVVQGLPKFFEHGLTPVFVFDGAVTDLKDDEVEKRRQQRERYEAELEEARESGDSVRASKLDSRTQRLTETIVETTRDLLELLDVPIVDAPAEGEGQASYMARQGDVDYVGSEDYDALLFGAPYTLRQLTSKGDPELMDFEATLDEHDLTWEQLVDAAILMGTDFNEGIAGIGPKTAVKELREHGDLYAVLEARGDHIDHADRIRNLFLDPAVTDDYEVRTDIEPDVAAARRFVTEEWEVDPEEVTRGFERLEESVVQTGLDRWT; this comes from the coding sequence ATGGGAAACGCAGACCTCCGGTCGCTCGCGGTCATCGAAGACGTCTCCTTCGACGATCTGGACGGAACCGTCGTCGCCGTGGACGCGCACAACTGGCTCTATCGCTATCTGACGACGACGGTCAAGTTCACGAGCGACGGGAAGTACACGACCAGCGACGGCACTGAGGTGGCGAACCTCATCGGCGTCGTCCAGGGGCTCCCGAAGTTCTTCGAGCACGGCCTGACGCCGGTGTTCGTCTTCGACGGCGCGGTCACCGACCTCAAGGACGACGAGGTCGAGAAGCGCCGACAGCAGCGGGAGCGCTACGAGGCGGAACTCGAAGAGGCCCGCGAGAGCGGCGACAGCGTCCGCGCTTCCAAACTCGACTCGCGCACCCAGCGACTCACCGAGACCATCGTCGAGACGACGCGTGACCTGCTTGAACTGCTCGACGTGCCCATCGTCGATGCTCCGGCAGAGGGCGAGGGGCAGGCCTCCTACATGGCGCGACAGGGCGACGTGGACTACGTCGGCAGCGAGGACTACGACGCCCTGCTGTTCGGCGCGCCCTACACGCTCCGGCAACTCACCTCCAAGGGCGACCCCGAACTGATGGACTTCGAGGCGACGCTCGACGAGCACGACCTCACCTGGGAGCAACTCGTCGACGCCGCCATCCTCATGGGGACCGACTTCAACGAGGGGATCGCCGGCATCGGTCCCAAGACCGCCGTCAAGGAGCTGCGCGAGCACGGCGACCTCTACGCCGTCCTGGAGGCGCGCGGCGACCACATCGACCACGCCGACCGCATCAGGAACCTGTTTCTCGACCCCGCCGTCACCGACGACTACGAGGTCAGGACAGATATCGAACCGGACGTGGCGGCCGCTCGCCGATTCGTCACCGAGGAGTGGGAGGTCGACCCCGAGGAAGTCACTCGCGGGTTCGAGCGCCTCGAAGAATCCGTCGTGCAGACGGGGCTGGACCGCTGGACGTAG
- a CDS encoding ABC transporter ATP-binding protein, whose product MANLTLDDVTKVFHDDDEGEIVAVDEVSVDIQDGEFLCVVGPSGCGKSTTLRMIAGLEDITSGEIRLGNDIINDQPPAQRNVAMVFQSYALYPHMTVRENMAFGLEQSTKLSDDEIDERVTDATQLLGIHDLIDRKPGELSGGQQQRVALGRAIVRDPEVFLMDEPLANLDAKLRSEMRTELQHLQEDLDVTTVYVTHDQTEAMTMSDRIAILNDGRLQQAATPLECYHEPNNLFVAGFIGEPSMNFFEADRRGSTLVTDHFEYELSERTVDELGDRTDVTLGVRPEDVEVVETASGRHDYDAVVDVVEPRGNENTVHLTFDGSEESHFIATVDGMRDVEGGERVAVRFPEEAIHVFDSRSGEAVRNRNLDSVEKVQSVV is encoded by the coding sequence ATGGCAAATCTAACACTCGACGACGTAACGAAGGTATTCCACGACGACGACGAGGGCGAAATCGTCGCCGTCGACGAAGTGTCGGTCGACATCCAGGACGGCGAGTTCCTCTGTGTGGTCGGCCCCTCCGGATGCGGGAAGTCGACGACGCTTCGGATGATCGCCGGCCTCGAAGACATCACGTCCGGCGAGATTCGACTCGGAAACGACATCATCAACGACCAGCCACCCGCCCAGCGGAACGTGGCGATGGTGTTCCAGTCCTACGCGCTGTACCCCCACATGACCGTCAGGGAGAACATGGCGTTCGGGCTGGAACAATCGACGAAGCTCTCGGACGACGAGATCGACGAGCGCGTCACCGACGCGACGCAACTGCTCGGTATCCACGACCTCATCGACCGGAAACCGGGCGAACTCTCCGGCGGGCAACAACAGCGCGTAGCGCTGGGCCGCGCGATCGTTCGTGACCCCGAAGTGTTCCTGATGGACGAACCGCTGGCCAATCTGGACGCGAAGCTTCGCTCGGAGATGCGGACGGAACTCCAGCACCTGCAAGAGGATCTGGACGTGACGACCGTCTACGTCACCCACGACCAGACCGAGGCGATGACGATGTCCGACCGCATCGCTATCCTCAACGACGGGCGACTCCAGCAGGCGGCGACGCCGCTCGAGTGCTATCACGAGCCCAACAACCTCTTCGTCGCGGGGTTCATCGGCGAGCCATCGATGAACTTCTTCGAGGCCGACCGACGGGGCTCGACGCTCGTCACCGATCACTTCGAGTACGAACTCTCGGAGCGGACCGTCGACGAACTGGGCGACCGCACCGACGTCACGCTCGGGGTTCGCCCGGAGGACGTCGAAGTGGTCGAGACGGCGTCGGGCCGTCACGACTACGACGCCGTCGTCGACGTGGTCGAACCGCGCGGGAACGAGAACACGGTCCACCTCACGTTCGACGGGAGCGAGGAGTCACACTTCATCGCCACCGTCGACGGGATGCGAGACGTCGAGGGCGGGGAACGCGTCGCGGTCCGGTTCCCCGAGGAGGCGATTCACGTCTTCGATTCGCGCTCCGGCGAGGCAGTTCGGAACCGGAATCTCGACTCCGTCGAGAAGGTCCAGTCCGTCGTCTGA